A window from Kovacikia minuta CCNUW1 encodes these proteins:
- a CDS encoding HAD-IA family hydrolase, whose product MKEIIFDFDGTIADSFDVVLTASNRLATEFGYPAVRPEDAKQLQNLTSREILRRSGVSLLKLPFLLRRLRLELNREICRLEPIPGIKEVLQDLKQAGNQLGIVTSNSQENVIAFLNAQNMNDLFGFVGSGLTLFGKDRIIRRILRQQNLDPAIAIYVGDETRDIEAARKIGIRVISVSWGFNSSEILAAHRPDFLIDHPAELLEVMMRA is encoded by the coding sequence GTGAAGGAAATAATTTTTGACTTTGATGGAACGATCGCCGACTCGTTCGACGTTGTTCTAACTGCAAGTAATCGGTTGGCAACTGAATTTGGCTATCCTGCCGTTCGCCCAGAGGACGCTAAACAACTCCAGAACCTGACTTCAAGGGAAATTCTGAGGCGATCGGGGGTTTCCCTACTTAAGTTGCCATTTTTGTTGCGTCGGTTACGGTTAGAACTCAATCGTGAAATCTGCCGGTTAGAACCGATTCCGGGGATCAAGGAAGTGCTGCAAGACCTGAAGCAGGCAGGGAATCAGTTGGGAATAGTGACCTCCAACTCGCAGGAAAACGTGATTGCATTTTTGAATGCTCAGAACATGAATGACCTGTTTGGCTTTGTGGGTTCCGGTCTGACACTCTTTGGCAAAGACCGGATCATCCGGAGAATTCTGAGGCAGCAAAATCTGGACCCAGCGATCGCGATTTACGTGGGCGATGAAACCAGAGACATTGAGGCTGCCAGGAAAATTGGCATCCGAGTGATCTCCGTCAGTTGGGGGTTCAACTCCAGCGAAATATTAGCAGCCCACCGCCCCGATTTTTTGATTGATCACCCTGCTGAGTTGCTTGAAGTCATGATGAGAGCGTAG
- the rimM gene encoding ribosome maturation factor RimM (Essential for efficient processing of 16S rRNA), with product MGEIGGQGDTQSSTQNSKFKIQNSKLSLPTPHTPFIEIGKIVAAQGMKGEVRIYPDSDFPERFMEPGTRWLLEPEAIEPQPVELLHGRYLAGKGLYVVQFAGIDDRTQAEALQGCKLLVPAGDRPPLEEDEFHVLDLIGLEVFEQATQTLVGTVERVIPAGNDLLEVRRASQPEPAAKRSNTVLIPFVKSIVPIVDLHHHRIEITPPAGLIEL from the coding sequence ATGGGAGAGATAGGGGGACAAGGAGACACGCAGAGTTCCACTCAAAATTCAAAATTCAAAATTCAAAATTCAAAACTCTCTCTCCCCACACCCCACACCCCATTTATCGAAATTGGCAAAATCGTTGCTGCTCAGGGCATGAAAGGGGAAGTGCGGATCTATCCTGATTCGGATTTCCCGGAGCGGTTTATGGAACCGGGAACCCGTTGGCTGCTGGAGCCAGAAGCGATCGAACCCCAGCCCGTAGAATTACTGCATGGACGGTATCTGGCGGGTAAGGGACTGTATGTTGTGCAGTTTGCCGGAATCGACGATCGCACGCAAGCAGAAGCCCTTCAGGGTTGCAAACTGCTGGTGCCTGCGGGCGATCGTCCGCCCTTAGAAGAAGACGAGTTTCATGTTCTGGATCTGATTGGGCTGGAAGTTTTTGAACAGGCTACCCAAACCCTGGTGGGCACCGTAGAGCGAGTAATTCCCGCCGGAAATGACTTACTCGAAGTTAGACGGGCATCCCAACCAGAACCCGCTGCCAAGCGATCCAATACAGTGTTGATTCCCTTCGTCAAATCCATCGTGCCGATCGTTGATCTGCACCATCACCGGATTGAGATCACCCCACCAGCAGGGTTGATTGAACTTTAA